Proteins from a genomic interval of Sphingomonas sp. Y38-1Y:
- the rpoB gene encoding DNA-directed RNA polymerase subunit beta → MATKAIEGGTLKRRIRKVFGDIHEVVQMPNLIEVQRESYEQFLRSDPSIGYVSGLEKTLRSVFPIRDFAGTAELDFVNYELESPKFDQEECRQRGITYAAPMRVTLRLIVFEVDPDTEARSVLDIKEQDVYMGDMPLMTGNGTFIVNGTERVIVSQMHRSPGVLFDHDRGKTHASGKYLFAARVIPYRGSWLDFEFDAKDIVNVRIDRKRKLPVTSLLYALGLNSEDILNHFYNTVTYVRGPNGWQIPFAAENWRGTKPMFDIVDAKSGEVIFPAGQKISPRAANKAAKDGLSELLIPTEEIFGRYSAFDLINETTGQIYIEAGDEVSAENLELLDKAGIDRVELLDIDHVSTGPWIRNTLKADKAEEREQALSDIYRVMRPGEPPTLETAESLFAGLFFDPERYDLSAVGRVKLNMRLDLDAPDTVTTLRTEDILAVIKTLVGLKDGKGEIDDIDNLGNRRVRSVGELLENQYRVGLLRMERAVKERMSSVDVSTVMPNDLINAKPAVAAVREFFGSSQLSQFMDQTNPLSEVTHKRRVSALGPGGLTRERAGFEVRDVHPTHYGRICPIETPEGPNIGLINSLATFSRVNKYGFIETPYRRIIDGKVTNEVVYLSAMEEQKHTVAQASAALDAENRFSEELVSARQGGEFLMALPEQITLMDVSPKQLVSVAASLIPFLENDDANRALMGSNMQRQAVPLLQAEAPFVGTGMEETVARDSGAAIAAKRDGIVDQVDAARIVIRATGDVDASESGVDIYTLMKFERSNQSTCINQRPLVKVGDPVRAGDVIADGPSTEFGELALGRNVLVAFMPWNGYNYEDSILISERIVKDDVFTSIHIEEFEVMARDTKLGPEDITRDIPNVGEEALRNLDEAGIVYIGAEVEPGDILVGKITPKGESPMTPEEKLLRAIFGEKASDVRDTSLRLPPGVSGTIVDVRVFNRHGIDKDERAMAIEREEIERLKKDSDDERGILNRATWSRLRDMLIGQVATGVPKGAKKGSTIDDALLESVERHEWWKFAVADDAVQANLEGVKAQYDEAAKRIREKFEDRREKLERGDELPPGVLKMVKVFVAIKRKLQPGDKMAGRHGNKGIISRILPAEDMPFLEDGTPVDFVLNPLGVPSRMNVGQIFETHLGWAARGLGRKIGAALDSWREANPNPQAGEPPEAVKALLTEIYGDNYAAEIEARSPEQIADLASHVRKGVPMGTPVFDGAVEADVTAMLRLAGLDESGQVDLYDGRTGDRFDRKVTVGYKYVLKLHHLVDDKIHARSIGPYSLVTQQPLGGKAQFGGQRFGEMEVWALQAYGAAYTLQEMLTVKSDDVVGRTKVYEAIVKGDDTFEAGIPESFNVLVKEMRSLGLNVELKSMDDGDELAEAAE, encoded by the coding sequence ATGGCAACCAAGGCAATCGAAGGCGGCACGCTGAAGCGCCGCATCCGCAAGGTGTTCGGCGACATCCACGAAGTGGTGCAGATGCCGAACCTGATCGAGGTGCAGCGCGAGAGCTACGAGCAGTTCCTGCGTTCCGATCCTTCGATCGGCTATGTCTCCGGCCTGGAAAAGACGCTGCGCAGCGTGTTTCCGATCCGCGACTTCGCCGGCACCGCCGAGCTCGACTTCGTCAATTACGAGCTCGAGAGCCCCAAGTTCGACCAGGAAGAGTGCCGCCAGCGCGGCATCACCTATGCCGCGCCGATGCGCGTCACCCTGCGCCTCATCGTGTTCGAGGTGGATCCCGATACGGAAGCCCGTTCGGTTCTCGATATCAAGGAGCAGGACGTCTACATGGGCGACATGCCCCTGATGACGGGCAACGGCACCTTCATCGTCAACGGCACCGAGCGCGTCATCGTCAGCCAGATGCACCGTTCGCCGGGCGTCCTGTTCGACCATGACCGCGGCAAGACGCACGCATCGGGCAAGTATCTGTTCGCTGCGCGCGTGATCCCGTATCGTGGCTCGTGGCTCGACTTCGAGTTCGACGCCAAGGACATCGTCAACGTCCGCATCGACCGGAAGCGCAAGCTGCCGGTGACGTCGCTGCTCTATGCCCTGGGCCTGAACAGCGAGGACATCCTCAACCACTTCTACAACACCGTCACCTATGTGCGCGGTCCGAACGGCTGGCAGATCCCCTTCGCGGCGGAGAACTGGCGCGGCACCAAGCCGATGTTCGATATCGTCGACGCCAAGTCGGGCGAGGTCATCTTCCCCGCCGGGCAGAAGATTTCGCCGCGCGCCGCGAACAAGGCGGCCAAGGACGGCCTGTCCGAGCTCCTGATCCCGACCGAAGAGATCTTCGGCCGCTATTCGGCGTTCGATCTCATCAACGAGACCACCGGCCAGATCTATATCGAGGCGGGTGACGAGGTTTCGGCCGAGAATCTGGAGCTGCTGGACAAGGCCGGCATCGACCGTGTCGAGTTGCTCGACATCGACCATGTCTCGACGGGTCCGTGGATCCGCAACACGCTGAAGGCCGACAAGGCCGAGGAGCGCGAGCAGGCGCTGTCCGACATTTATCGCGTCATGCGCCCCGGTGAGCCGCCGACGCTGGAGACCGCGGAGTCGCTGTTCGCGGGCCTGTTCTTCGATCCGGAGCGCTACGACCTGTCGGCCGTCGGCCGCGTCAAGCTCAACATGCGCCTCGACCTCGACGCGCCGGACACGGTGACGACGCTTCGTACCGAGGACATCCTGGCAGTCATCAAGACGCTGGTCGGCCTGAAGGACGGCAAGGGCGAGATCGACGACATCGACAATCTCGGCAACCGCCGCGTGCGTTCGGTGGGCGAGCTGCTCGAGAACCAGTACCGCGTCGGTCTTCTGCGCATGGAGCGTGCGGTCAAGGAGCGCATGAGCTCGGTCGACGTGTCGACCGTCATGCCGAACGACCTCATCAACGCGAAGCCTGCGGTCGCCGCGGTCCGCGAATTCTTCGGCTCGTCGCAGCTGTCGCAGTTCATGGACCAGACCAACCCGCTGTCCGAAGTGACGCACAAGCGTCGCGTCTCGGCGCTCGGGCCGGGCGGTCTCACGCGTGAGCGTGCGGGCTTCGAGGTTCGCGACGTCCACCCGACGCACTATGGCCGTATCTGCCCGATCGAGACGCCCGAAGGGCCGAACATCGGCCTCATCAACAGCCTCGCGACCTTCAGCCGCGTCAACAAGTATGGCTTCATCGAGACGCCGTACCGCCGCATCATCGACGGCAAGGTGACCAATGAGGTCGTCTATCTGTCGGCGATGGAAGAGCAGAAGCACACCGTCGCGCAGGCGTCGGCGGCGCTCGACGCCGAGAACCGCTTCTCCGAGGAGCTGGTGTCGGCGCGTCAGGGCGGCGAGTTCCTGATGGCGCTGCCCGAGCAGATCACGCTGATGGACGTGTCGCCCAAGCAGCTGGTGTCGGTCGCGGCCTCGCTCATCCCCTTCCTGGAGAATGACGACGCCAACCGCGCGCTGATGGGCTCGAACATGCAGCGTCAGGCGGTGCCGCTTCTCCAGGCCGAGGCGCCGTTCGTCGGCACCGGCATGGAAGAGACGGTGGCGCGGGACTCCGGCGCGGCGATCGCGGCGAAGCGCGACGGCATCGTCGACCAGGTCGACGCGGCGCGTATCGTCATCCGCGCGACCGGCGACGTCGATGCCAGCGAGAGCGGTGTCGACATCTACACGCTGATGAAGTTCGAGCGTTCGAACCAGTCGACCTGCATCAACCAGCGTCCGCTGGTGAAGGTGGGCGATCCGGTGCGCGCGGGCGACGTCATCGCCGACGGTCCCTCGACCGAGTTCGGCGAGCTGGCGCTCGGCCGCAACGTGCTCGTCGCGTTCATGCCCTGGAACGGCTACAACTATGAGGACTCGATCCTCATCAGCGAGCGTATCGTCAAGGACGACGTCTTCACCTCGATCCACATCGAGGAGTTCGAGGTCATGGCCCGCGACACCAAGCTCGGGCCGGAGGACATCACCCGCGATATCCCGAACGTCGGCGAGGAAGCGCTCCGCAACCTCGACGAGGCGGGCATCGTCTATATCGGTGCAGAGGTCGAGCCGGGCGACATCCTGGTCGGCAAGATCACGCCCAAGGGCGAGAGCCCGATGACGCCGGAGGAAAAGCTCCTCCGCGCCATCTTCGGCGAAAAGGCGTCCGACGTGCGCGACACGTCGCTGCGCCTGCCGCCGGGCGTGTCGGGGACGATCGTCGACGTTCGCGTCTTCAATCGCCACGGCATCGACAAGGACGAGCGCGCGATGGCGATCGAGCGCGAGGAGATCGAGCGCCTGAAGAAGGACTCGGACGACGAGCGCGGCATCCTCAACCGGGCGACCTGGTCGCGCCTTCGCGACATGCTGATCGGGCAGGTCGCGACGGGTGTGCCGAAGGGCGCCAAGAAGGGCTCGACCATCGACGACGCGCTGCTGGAAAGTGTCGAGCGTCACGAATGGTGGAAGTTCGCCGTCGCCGACGACGCGGTCCAGGCCAACCTGGAAGGCGTGAAGGCCCAGTACGACGAAGCCGCCAAGCGTATCCGTGAGAAGTTCGAGGATCGCCGTGAGAAGCTGGAGCGCGGCGACGAGCTGCCGCCGGGCGTGCTCAAGATGGTCAAGGTGTTCGTGGCCATCAAGCGCAAGCTCCAGCCGGGCGACAAGATGGCTGGGCGTCACGGGAACAAGGGCATCATCAGCCGCATCCTGCCGGCCGAGGACATGCCCTTCCTCGAGGACGGGACGCCGGTCGACTTCGTGCTCAACCCGCTGGGCGTGCCGTCGCGCATGAACGTCGGGCAGATCTTCGAGACGCACCTGGGCTGGGCCGCTCGCGGCCTTGGCCGCAAGATCGGTGCGGCACTCGATAGCTGGCGCGAGGCGAACCCGAACCCGCAGGCAGGCGAGCCGCCCGAGGCGGTCAAGGCGCTGCTCACCGAGATCTACGGCGACAACTACGCCGCCGAGATCGAGGCGCGCAGCCCCGAGCAGATCGCCGACCTGGCCAGCCACGTGCGCAAGGGCGTCCCGATGGGCACCCCGGTGTTCGACGGCGCGGTCGAGGCGGACGTGACCGCGATGCTCCGCCTGGCGGGTCTGGACGAGTCCGGTCAGGTCGACCTGTATGACGGCCGCACCGGCGATCGCTTCGATCGCAAGGTGACGGTGGGGTACAAGTACGTGCTCAAGCTGCACCACCTGGTCGACGACAAGATCCACGCGCGTTCGATCGGGCCGTACAGCCTCGTCACCCAGCAGCCGCTGGGCGGCAAGGCGCAGTTCGGCGGCCAGCGCTTCGGCGAGATGGAGGTCTGGGCGCTCCAGGCCTACGGCGCGGCGTATACCTTGCAGGAAATGCTGACGGTGAAGTCCGACGACGTGGTCGGCCGTACCAAGGTCTATGAGGCGATCGTCAAGGGCGACGACACCTTCGAGGCCGGCATTCCGGAGAGCTTCAACGTGCTCGTCAAGGAAATGCGCTCGCTGGGTCTCAACGTCGAGCTGAAGTCGATGGACGACGGCGACGAGCTGGCCGAGGCGGCGGAGTAA
- the rpoC gene encoding DNA-directed RNA polymerase subunit beta', with product MNELTNFANPVAKTETFDQIQIGIASPDRIRSWSFGEIKKPETINYRTFKPERDGLFCARIFGPIKDYECLCGKYKRMKYKGIVCEKCGVEVTVSKVRRERMGHIELAAPVAHIWFLKSLPSRIGLLLDMQLKQLERVLYFESYIVTEPGLTPLEKFQLLTEDELLDAQDQYGEDAFSAGIGAEAVKAMLMDLDLEGERRDLLEELATTKSELKPKKIIKRLKVVESFIDSGNRPEWMILDVVPVIPPELRPLVPLDGGRFATSDLNDLYRRVINRNNRLKRLMELRAPDIIVRNEKRMLQEAVDALFDNGRRGRTITGANKRPLKSLSDMLKGKQGRFRQNLLGKRVDYSGRSVIVTGPELKLHQCGLPKKMALELFKPFIYARLDAKGLSMTLKQAKKWVEKERKEVWDILDEVIREHPVLLNRAPTLHRLGIQAFEPVLIEGKAIQLHPLVCSAFNADFDGDQMAVHVPLSLEAQLEARVLMMSTNNILSPANGKPIIVPSQDMVLGLYYLSLEKSGEPGEGMVLADMEEVHQALFNGAVTLHTKIVSRVPQTDEDGKQYLKRFETTPGRMLLGETLPKSHKVPFEIVNRLLTKKDVGDVIDEVYRHTGQKETVLFADAIMALGFRHAFRAGISFGKDDMIIPAAKEAMVDETRALVKDYEQQYQDGLITQQEKYNKVIDAWSRCGDQVAAAMMDEIKAVKRYEDGEFAGREKPINSIYMMAHSGARGSQAQIKQLAGMRGLMAKPSGEIIETPIISNFKEGLTVLEYFNSTHGARKGLADTALKTANSGYLTRRLVDVSQDCVVMEDDCGTERALEMRAIVQGGSVIASLGERILGRTTAEDVVDAKTGEVVIPLGTLLDEPMIAQIEALGIQGMKIRSPLVCEAKQGVCGKCYGRDLARGTPVNIGEAVGVIAAQSIGEPGTQLTMRTFHIGGAAQLNEQSNLEAPVDGTVEFRDLRLIVDQRGRRVTLSRSGEIAILDMDGRELSTHRIPYGAYVMFDDGHVLSKGDRMAEWDPFTMPVITENPGIVKYQDLMEGKTLTEQADDATGISQRVVTEYRGKAKEDLRPRLTLLDEASGESGRYMLAPGTVLSVEDGAQVQAGDVLARASRESAKTRDITGGLPRVAELFEARTPKDSAIIAKVSGRVLFGKDYKAKRKIGIQPDDGGEVVEYLVPKSKVIDVQEGDYVKRGDNLIGGSPDPHDILETMGVEPLAEYLVSEIQEVYRLQGVKINDKHIEVIVRQMLQKVEITDGGDTTLLKGEQLDRDEMDEANSKLDKNQQPAQGKPVLLGITKASLQTRSFISAASFQETTRVLTEASVQGKVDTLNGLKENVIVGRLIPAGTGAGMNRMRVAASSRDAALRVAQRRMAEAMIVAPNSAEEEHAAELARSVRDAQGTGNDPLAEVAPSGTGTDADAGEYLND from the coding sequence ATGAACGAACTGACCAACTTCGCGAACCCGGTCGCCAAGACCGAGACCTTCGACCAGATCCAGATCGGCATCGCTTCGCCCGACCGCATCCGGTCGTGGTCGTTCGGCGAGATCAAGAAGCCCGAGACGATCAACTATCGCACGTTCAAGCCCGAGCGTGACGGCCTGTTCTGCGCGCGCATCTTCGGTCCGATCAAGGACTACGAGTGCCTGTGCGGCAAGTACAAGCGCATGAAGTACAAGGGCATCGTCTGCGAGAAGTGCGGCGTCGAGGTCACCGTCTCGAAGGTCCGTCGCGAGCGCATGGGCCATATCGAGCTGGCCGCGCCGGTCGCGCACATCTGGTTCCTGAAGTCGCTGCCGAGCCGCATCGGCCTGCTCCTCGACATGCAGCTCAAGCAGCTTGAGCGCGTGCTTTACTTCGAGAGCTACATCGTCACCGAGCCGGGCCTGACCCCGCTCGAGAAGTTCCAGCTCCTCACCGAGGACGAGCTGCTCGACGCGCAGGACCAGTATGGCGAGGACGCGTTCTCGGCCGGGATTGGCGCCGAGGCGGTCAAGGCGATGCTCATGGACCTCGACCTTGAGGGTGAGCGCCGCGACCTGCTCGAGGAACTCGCGACCACCAAGTCGGAGCTCAAGCCCAAGAAGATCATCAAGCGGCTCAAGGTCGTCGAGAGCTTCATCGATTCGGGCAACCGTCCCGAGTGGATGATCCTGGACGTCGTGCCGGTCATCCCACCCGAGCTGCGCCCGCTGGTGCCGCTGGACGGCGGTCGCTTCGCGACGTCGGACCTCAACGACCTGTATCGCCGCGTCATCAACCGCAACAACCGCCTGAAGCGGCTGATGGAGCTGCGTGCGCCAGACATCATCGTCCGCAACGAAAAGCGCATGCTGCAGGAGGCCGTCGACGCCCTGTTCGACAACGGCCGTCGCGGCCGGACGATCACGGGTGCCAACAAGCGTCCGCTCAAGTCGCTGTCCGACATGCTCAAGGGCAAGCAGGGCCGCTTCCGCCAGAACCTGCTCGGCAAGCGCGTCGACTATTCGGGCCGTTCGGTCATCGTGACCGGTCCGGAGCTCAAGCTGCACCAGTGCGGCCTGCCCAAGAAGATGGCGCTCGAGCTGTTCAAGCCGTTCATCTACGCCCGGCTCGACGCCAAGGGCCTGTCGATGACGCTCAAGCAGGCCAAGAAGTGGGTCGAGAAGGAGCGCAAGGAAGTCTGGGACATCCTCGACGAAGTCATTCGCGAGCACCCCGTCCTCCTGAACCGCGCGCCGACGCTTCACCGTCTGGGCATCCAGGCGTTTGAGCCCGTTCTGATCGAGGGCAAGGCGATCCAGCTGCACCCGCTCGTCTGCTCGGCGTTCAACGCCGACTTCGACGGTGACCAGATGGCCGTCCACGTTCCGCTGAGCCTTGAGGCGCAGCTGGAAGCGCGCGTCCTGATGATGTCGACCAACAACATCCTCTCGCCCGCGAACGGCAAGCCGATCATCGTGCCGTCGCAGGACATGGTGCTGGGCCTCTACTACCTCTCGCTCGAGAAGTCGGGCGAGCCGGGTGAAGGCATGGTGCTGGCCGACATGGAGGAGGTCCACCAGGCTTTGTTCAACGGCGCGGTGACGCTCCACACCAAGATCGTCAGCCGCGTTCCGCAGACGGACGAGGACGGCAAGCAGTACCTCAAGCGCTTCGAGACGACGCCGGGCCGCATGCTGCTGGGCGAGACGCTGCCGAAGAGCCACAAGGTGCCGTTCGAGATCGTCAACCGCCTCCTCACCAAGAAGGACGTGGGCGACGTGATCGACGAGGTCTATCGCCACACCGGCCAGAAGGAGACCGTGCTGTTCGCCGACGCGATCATGGCGCTCGGTTTCCGTCACGCCTTCCGTGCGGGCATCTCGTTCGGCAAGGACGACATGATCATCCCCGCCGCCAAGGAAGCGATGGTCGATGAGACGCGTGCGCTCGTGAAGGATTACGAGCAGCAGTATCAGGACGGCCTCATCACCCAGCAGGAAAAGTACAACAAGGTGATCGACGCCTGGAGCCGTTGCGGCGACCAGGTGGCGGCGGCCATGATGGACGAGATCAAGGCGGTGAAGCGCTACGAGGACGGCGAGTTCGCCGGCCGCGAGAAGCCGATCAACTCGATCTACATGATGGCCCACTCGGGTGCCCGCGGTTCGCAGGCGCAGATCAAGCAGTTGGCCGGCATGCGCGGGCTGATGGCCAAGCCGTCGGGCGAGATCATCGAGACGCCGATCATCTCGAACTTCAAGGAAGGCCTGACCGTCCTTGAGTACTTCAACTCGACGCACGGCGCCCGCAAGGGCCTGGCGGACACGGCGCTCAAGACGGCGAACTCGGGTTACCTGACCCGCCGTCTGGTCGACGTGTCGCAGGACTGCGTCGTGATGGAGGACGATTGCGGCACCGAGCGCGCGCTGGAAATGCGGGCGATCGTGCAGGGCGGTTCGGTCATCGCGTCGCTGGGCGAGCGCATCCTGGGCCGCACCACGGCCGAGGACGTGGTCGACGCCAAGACGGGCGAGGTCGTCATCCCGCTGGGCACGCTACTCGACGAGCCGATGATCGCGCAGATCGAGGCGCTGGGTATCCAGGGCATGAAGATCCGCAGCCCGCTGGTCTGCGAAGCGAAGCAGGGTGTCTGCGGCAAGTGCTACGGGCGTGACCTCGCCCGCGGTACGCCGGTCAACATCGGTGAGGCGGTCGGCGTCATCGCCGCGCAGTCGATCGGTGAGCCGGGCACGCAGCTGACCATGCGTACGTTCCACATCGGTGGTGCGGCGCAGCTCAACGAGCAGTCCAACCTCGAGGCGCCGGTCGACGGCACCGTCGAGTTCCGCGACCTGCGCCTGATCGTCGACCAGCGTGGTCGCCGCGTCACGCTGTCGCGCTCGGGTGAGATCGCGATCCTCGACATGGACGGCCGCGAGCTGTCGACGCACCGCATCCCGTACGGCGCCTATGTAATGTTCGACGACGGGCACGTCCTGTCGAAGGGCGATCGCATGGCCGAGTGGGACCCGTTCACCATGCCGGTCATCACCGAGAACCCCGGCATCGTGAAGTATCAGGACCTGATGGAAGGCAAGACGCTGACCGAGCAGGCCGACGATGCGACGGGTATCTCGCAGCGCGTGGTCACCGAGTATCGCGGCAAGGCGAAGGAGGATCTTCGTCCCCGCCTGACGCTGCTCGACGAAGCGTCGGGCGAGAGCGGCCGCTACATGCTCGCGCCCGGCACGGTGCTGTCGGTCGAGGACGGTGCGCAGGTCCAGGCGGGCGACGTGCTTGCCCGTGCCAGCCGTGAATCGGCCAAGACCCGCGACATCACCGGCGGTCTGCCGCGCGTCGCCGAGCTGTTCGAGGCGCGTACCCCCAAGGACTCGGCGATCATCGCCAAGGTCTCGGGCCGCGTCCTGTTCGGCAAGGACTACAAGGCGAAGCGCAAGATCGGCATCCAGCCCGACGATGGTGGCGAGGTGGTCGAGTATCTCGTCCCCAAGTCGAAGGTCATCGACGTGCAGGAAGGCGACTATGTCAAGCGCGGCGACAACCTGATCGGCGGTTCGCCCGATCCGCACGACATCCTCGAGACGATGGGCGTGGAGCCGCTGGCCGAGTATCTGGTCAGCGAAATCCAGGAAGTCTATCGACTCCAGGGCGTGAAGATCAACGACAAGCACATCGAGGTGATCGTTCGCCAGATGCTGCAGAAGGTCGAGATCACCGACGGCGGCGACACCACGCTCCTGAAGGGCGAGCAGCTGGATCGTGACGAGATGGACGAGGCCAACTCGAAGCTCGACAAGAACCAGCAGCCTGCTCAGGGCAAGCCGGTCCTCCTGGGCATCACCAAGGCGTCGCTGCAGACCCGCAGCTTCATCTCGGCCGCTTCGTTCCAGGAGACGACCCGCGTGCTGACCGAGGCTTCGGTCCAGGGCAAGGTCGATACACTGAACGGCCTGAAGGAGAATGTCATCGTCGGCCGCCTGATCCCGGCGGGTACCGGCGCGGGCATGAACCGGATGCGCGTTGCGGCATCGTCGCGCGATGCGGCGCTTCGCGTCGCGCAGCGCCGGATGGCGGAAGCGATGATCGTCGCCCCGAACTCGGCCGAGGAAGAGCACGCCGCCGAACTGGCGCGCTCGGTCCGCGACGCCCAGGGCACGGGCAACGACCCGCTGGCCGAAGTCGCGCCCTCGGGCACCGGCACCGACGCCGATGCGGGCGAGTATCTGAACGACTGA
- a CDS encoding ATP-binding cassette domain-containing protein, which produces MSFELSLVKRRGDALVSAHVEGGAGVTVLFGPSGAGKTSVLDMVAGLLRPDEGRVSVNGRTLFDSAARIDLPPEARRAGYVFQDGRLFPHLSVAANLRYGERRAAGKRRWIDFDAVVALLGIEHLLRRRPRSLSGGEARRVAIGRALLSAPDFLLLDEPMSFLDVARREEVARAVEDVRDRLKLPILLVTHDAEEAERLGSRIVRM; this is translated from the coding sequence ATGTCCTTTGAACTGTCGCTGGTGAAGCGCCGTGGCGATGCGCTGGTGTCGGCGCATGTCGAGGGCGGGGCGGGGGTGACGGTGCTGTTCGGCCCGTCGGGCGCGGGCAAGACCAGCGTACTCGACATGGTGGCGGGGCTGCTCCGTCCCGACGAGGGGCGGGTGAGCGTCAACGGCCGCACGCTCTTCGACAGCGCCGCGCGCATCGACCTGCCGCCCGAGGCACGGCGGGCGGGTTATGTCTTCCAGGACGGGCGGCTGTTCCCGCACCTCAGCGTCGCGGCGAACCTGCGCTATGGCGAGCGGCGGGCGGCCGGCAAACGGCGGTGGATCGACTTCGACGCTGTCGTCGCCCTGCTGGGGATCGAACACCTGCTCCGCCGCCGCCCCCGCAGCCTTTCAGGCGGCGAGGCGCGCCGCGTGGCGATCGGGCGGGCACTGCTCAGCGCGCCGGACTTCCTGCTCTTGGATGAGCCGATGAGCTTCCTCGACGTCGCCCGCCGCGAAGAAGTCGCGCGCGCGGTCGAGGACGTTCGCGATCGGCTGAAGCTTCCGATCCTGCTGGTCACGCACGATGCGGAAGAGGCGGAGCGGCTGGGCTCGCGGATTGTGCGAATGTGA
- the modB gene encoding molybdate ABC transporter permease subunit, translating to MSPDEWEVVRLSLLVGGVAVAATLPVAFALAWILARGRFPGRVLLDGIVHLPLVLPPVVTGWLLLMAFAPVGPLGGPLERWFGASVLFRWTGAAIAAGVMALPLMVRAMRLSIEAVDRRLEGAARTLGAGRLDSFFSITLPLSLPGVLAGAVLGFARALGEFGATITFVSNIPGETRTLPIAIYSALQVPGGDAQVWRLAVVSVVLSLAALIASEALARGRSGHVL from the coding sequence CTGTCGCCTGACGAATGGGAAGTCGTCCGCCTGTCGCTGCTCGTCGGCGGGGTGGCGGTGGCGGCGACGTTGCCGGTCGCGTTCGCGCTCGCTTGGATCCTTGCGCGCGGCCGGTTTCCGGGACGCGTGCTGCTCGACGGGATCGTCCATCTGCCGCTCGTGCTGCCGCCGGTCGTCACCGGCTGGCTCCTCCTCATGGCGTTTGCGCCGGTAGGGCCGCTCGGTGGGCCGCTGGAGCGCTGGTTTGGCGCGAGCGTGCTGTTCCGCTGGACGGGGGCGGCGATCGCGGCGGGGGTGATGGCGCTGCCGCTGATGGTCCGCGCGATGCGACTGTCGATCGAGGCGGTCGACCGCCGGCTGGAGGGCGCGGCGCGGACCCTGGGGGCGGGGCGGCTGGACAGCTTCTTCAGCATCACGCTCCCGCTGAGCCTGCCTGGCGTGCTCGCGGGCGCGGTGCTGGGTTTTGCACGCGCGCTGGGGGAATTCGGCGCGACGATCACCTTCGTCTCGAACATCCCGGGCGAGACGCGGACGCTGCCGATCGCGATCTATTCGGCGCTCCAGGTGCCGGGCGGCGATGCGCAGGTCTGGCGGCTGGCGGTGGTGTCGGTCGTGCTCTCGCTCGCCGCGCTGATCGCGTCGGAGGCGCTGGCGCGTGGGCGGAGCGGCCATGTCCTTTGA